One segment of Cryptosporangium aurantiacum DNA contains the following:
- a CDS encoding 5-methyltetrahydropteroyltriglutamate--homocysteine S-methyltransferase, which translates to MSARQRPPFRADHVGSLLRPAELLEARADFAAGRIPADRLREAEDAAIRTVVRKQEEVGLRTATDGEFRRTSWHMDFIYRLGGIHRADEQLTVKFRNAAGGLEFTSAALRVDGRITLPEPIFADDFAFVRDQVSGATAKLTIPSPSMVHYRGGRAAIDPSVYPELDEFWADLSSAYAEQVRRIAALGCTYLQLDDTSLAYLNDPEQRAIVASQGGDPEHQHERYIAQINAALAGRPEGLAITTHMCRGNFRSSWAAEGGYDFVAEALFTQLDVDGFFLEYDDERSGDFSPLRFVPPGKQVVLGLVTTKRGALERKDDLKRRIDEAAKFVPLEQICLSPQCGFSSTVEGNALTHDEQWAKLRLIVEVAEEVWG; encoded by the coding sequence ATGTCCGCACGGCAGCGTCCGCCGTTCCGCGCCGACCACGTCGGCAGCCTGCTCCGCCCAGCCGAACTCCTCGAAGCCCGCGCCGACTTCGCCGCCGGCCGGATCCCCGCTGACCGGTTACGCGAGGCGGAAGACGCGGCGATCCGGACCGTCGTGCGGAAGCAGGAGGAGGTGGGCCTGCGCACCGCCACCGACGGCGAGTTCCGCCGGACGTCGTGGCACATGGACTTCATCTACCGGCTCGGCGGGATCCACCGCGCCGACGAGCAGCTGACCGTCAAGTTCCGCAACGCCGCGGGCGGCCTGGAGTTCACCTCCGCCGCGCTGCGCGTCGACGGGCGGATCACGCTGCCCGAGCCGATCTTCGCCGACGACTTCGCGTTCGTCCGGGACCAGGTTTCCGGCGCCACCGCGAAGCTGACGATCCCGTCGCCGAGCATGGTCCACTACCGCGGTGGCCGGGCGGCGATCGATCCGTCGGTCTACCCGGAGCTGGACGAGTTCTGGGCCGACCTGTCGTCCGCGTACGCCGAGCAGGTACGGCGGATCGCCGCGCTCGGCTGCACGTACCTGCAGCTCGACGACACGAGCCTGGCGTACCTCAACGACCCGGAGCAGCGGGCGATCGTGGCGTCGCAGGGCGGCGACCCCGAGCACCAGCACGAGCGGTATATCGCGCAGATCAACGCGGCGCTGGCCGGGCGTCCGGAGGGCCTGGCGATCACCACCCACATGTGCCGGGGCAACTTCCGGTCGTCGTGGGCCGCCGAGGGCGGCTACGACTTCGTCGCCGAGGCGCTGTTCACCCAGCTCGACGTCGACGGGTTCTTCCTGGAGTACGACGACGAGCGCTCCGGTGACTTCTCCCCGCTGCGGTTCGTCCCACCCGGCAAGCAGGTGGTGCTCGGGCTCGTGACGACCAAGCGCGGCGCGCTGGAACGCAAGGACGACCTGAAGCGACGGATCGACGAGGCGGCCAAGTTCGTGCCGCTGGAGCAGATCTGCCTCTCTCC